Proteins encoded by one window of Bacillus sp. DTU_2020_1000418_1_SI_GHA_SEK_038:
- a CDS encoding Type 1 glutamine amidotransferase-like domain-containing protein, producing MRQIIALGGGGFSIEPENPLLDKYILNQSGKINPKICFIPTASGDSDTYIYRYYHFFEKHHCQPSHLSLFKPPTRDLESFLLEKEIIYVGGGNTKNLLVLWKEWGLDSVLKKAWEQGILLAGISAGAICWFEEGVTDSYGGGLEPLKCLGFLKGSNCPHYDGETDRRPSYHKLIASNKIKPGIATDDGVAIHIEQDINRIVSSRPNAKAYRVLYDQQVREIELETEFLGSY from the coding sequence GTGAGACAAATAATTGCATTAGGCGGCGGAGGATTTTCAATTGAACCTGAGAATCCTTTGTTAGATAAATACATACTCAATCAGTCTGGTAAAATAAATCCAAAAATATGCTTTATTCCTACTGCAAGTGGAGACTCAGATACTTACATTTATAGATATTATCACTTCTTCGAAAAACATCATTGTCAACCCTCGCACTTATCATTATTTAAACCACCCACTAGAGATCTAGAGAGCTTTTTATTAGAAAAAGAAATCATTTATGTTGGTGGTGGAAATACCAAGAACTTATTAGTTTTATGGAAGGAATGGGGACTAGATAGTGTTTTGAAAAAGGCTTGGGAACAAGGAATTTTATTAGCTGGAATAAGTGCCGGTGCCATTTGCTGGTTTGAAGAGGGAGTTACGGATTCTTATGGTGGGGGGCTAGAACCATTAAAATGTTTGGGGTTTTTAAAGGGGAGTAATTGCCCTCATTACGATGGAGAAACAGACAGAAGGCCTTCCTACCATAAATTAATCGCTTCAAATAAAATTAAGCCTGGAATTGCAACGGATGACGGCGTTGCTATTCACATTGAACAAGATATTAATAGAATTGTAAGTTCCAGACCAAATGCTAAGGCATATAGAGTTTTATATGATCAGCAGGTTAGGGAGATTGAACTTGAAACAGAATTTTTGGGGTCTTATTGA
- a CDS encoding LD-carboxypeptidase — protein sequence MLIKPKKLQQGDCVATVSPSWGGAGDPELRWRYEQGVKRLEDVFGLKVIPMPNSLKGADYLYKNPQARAEDLMTAFKDESIKGIFANIGGEDSIRLLPYIDFDVIRENPKIFIGYSDVTVSHLFCHKAGISSFYGPAILTDFAENVEMDPYTIEMVNRTLFSNEIIGEIQPAKEWTSERLEWIEENKNRRRTMRKNLGYEVLQGSGVAQGHLIGGCIEVLEFTKGTELWPDKKYWNDSILFFETSEEKPEPDFIKYWLRNYAIQGILHKTNGIIFGKPQDEKYYDEYKEVVLKVMKEFNLEDLPILFNLNFGHTEPKFILPYGVMAEINCDKQSFAILESGVE from the coding sequence GTGTTAATAAAGCCAAAGAAATTGCAACAGGGGGATTGTGTTGCAACAGTAAGTCCTTCTTGGGGCGGGGCAGGTGATCCAGAACTTAGATGGCGATATGAGCAAGGTGTAAAGAGACTAGAAGATGTTTTTGGGCTAAAAGTTATCCCAATGCCAAATAGTTTGAAAGGTGCAGACTATCTTTATAAAAATCCACAAGCTCGTGCTGAAGATTTAATGACGGCATTTAAGGATGAAAGTATTAAAGGAATCTTTGCAAATATAGGTGGAGAAGATAGTATTCGCCTACTTCCTTATATTGATTTTGATGTAATACGTGAAAATCCAAAAATTTTTATTGGTTACTCTGATGTGACTGTTTCCCATTTATTTTGTCATAAAGCAGGAATTTCTTCTTTTTACGGTCCAGCAATTTTAACCGATTTTGCTGAAAACGTTGAAATGGATCCATATACAATTGAAATGGTCAATCGAACGCTCTTTTCAAATGAGATTATTGGTGAAATCCAGCCGGCCAAAGAATGGACGAGCGAGCGTTTGGAATGGATTGAAGAGAATAAGAACCGAAGAAGGACGATGCGGAAAAACTTAGGATACGAGGTACTTCAAGGATCAGGTGTAGCACAAGGACATTTGATTGGTGGTTGTATTGAAGTTCTTGAGTTTACGAAAGGAACAGAACTTTGGCCAGATAAGAAATATTGGAATGATAGTATTCTTTTCTTTGAAACTTCTGAAGAAAAGCCAGAACCAGATTTTATTAAGTATTGGCTGCGAAATTATGCTATTCAAGGCATTCTACATAAAACTAATGGAATCATTTTTGGTAAACCGCAAGATGAAAAGTATTACGATGAGTATAAAGAAGTAGTTCTAAAAGTCATGAAGGAATTTAATTTGGAGGATTTGCCGATTCTTTTTAATTTAAATTTTGGTCATACCGAACCTAAATTTATTTTGCCATATGGTGTAATGGCAGAAATTAATTGTGATAAGCAGTCTTTCGCGATTTTAGAAAGTGGAGTGGAATAA
- a CDS encoding DegV family protein: MTTKKIAWITDSTAYITDELRNHPDVYVIPLSITFGDETFEDGIDLNTNQLYSRIRSSREIPKTSQPSAGRFAELLENLKGKYDSAIAVHISGKLSGTINSCLSGAALAGFPVDTVDSKSMSYAITTLIYKGMNLLKDGMPAKNIAEILQLEAEKSENYILLGSLEQFYKGGRMSGTAYLLGSLLKIKPIIRINPNGEFELFDKVRSEKKAIKRMLELLGESYKKHSILQVQILHGNVLDKANELASEIKTLFPKLDIFIGEISSTIAAHAGEGTLATIWHKEY, from the coding sequence ATGACAACCAAAAAGATTGCTTGGATTACTGACAGCACTGCATATATTACAGATGAGCTGCGGAATCATCCTGATGTATATGTCATCCCGCTCTCCATCACATTTGGTGATGAAACCTTTGAGGATGGGATTGATTTAAATACAAATCAATTATATTCCCGCATCCGTTCATCAAGAGAAATACCAAAAACCTCACAGCCTTCAGCAGGTAGATTTGCAGAGCTATTAGAAAATTTAAAGGGTAAATACGACTCAGCTATAGCCGTTCATATTTCTGGAAAATTAAGCGGGACCATTAATAGCTGTCTTTCAGGAGCTGCCCTTGCTGGATTTCCGGTTGATACAGTCGATTCTAAATCGATGTCCTATGCTATTACAACTTTAATATATAAGGGTATGAATCTATTAAAAGATGGCATGCCTGCTAAAAATATTGCAGAAATACTTCAGCTAGAAGCAGAAAAGTCCGAAAATTATATTTTGTTAGGCAGTCTTGAACAATTTTATAAAGGTGGCAGGATGTCAGGCACTGCCTATTTACTCGGCAGCCTTCTTAAAATAAAACCGATAATACGAATAAACCCAAATGGGGAATTTGAACTTTTTGACAAGGTTCGATCTGAGAAAAAGGCAATTAAACGTATGCTAGAGCTGCTTGGAGAATCCTACAAAAAGCATTCTATATTACAAGTGCAAATTCTCCATGGGAATGTATTGGATAAAGCAAATGAACTTGCTTCAGAAATAAAAACACTCTTCCCTAAACTCGATATTTTCATCGGCGAAATAAGCTCCACCATTGCAGCACATGCTGGAGAAGGAACACTTGCAACCATTTGGCATAAAGAATATTAA